The following are from one region of the Methanothermobacter sp. genome:
- a CDS encoding DMT family transporter, translated as MRRVRGYLSIITATVFFGMSATLDKIMLSEMHPITIGAYTYLIAGIFLFMVRQSPLKENILDMINRTGEIESRITGRDYILLLLTALLSTVIAPVLFLTGLGETTAVNASLLLNIEVLFIIILGYLIFRETLKFKDFLGIMLLVGGAAYLVSEGEFQSLFNNVVVSGNLLVILAAFFWSLDTVLSKFLSKKRDLILLSGIKSSVGGFLLLIIMLILGLSTALPPEMLPYALMVSIFSIGCSFILIYIAVREIGAAMVGSLFPLSSLFGAIFAFLILNEPFSAMQVVSGIVMLTGVIILYWNGMKK; from the coding sequence ATGCGACGGGTCCGGGGTTATCTAAGTATCATCACTGCAACGGTCTTCTTTGGTATGTCAGCAACCCTTGACAAGATAATGTTATCTGAGATGCACCCCATAACCATCGGGGCCTACACATACCTAATTGCGGGTATTTTTCTTTTCATGGTAAGGCAGTCACCCCTCAAGGAGAACATACTTGACATGATAAACAGAACAGGTGAGATAGAGAGCAGAATAACCGGAAGGGATTACATTTTACTCCTGCTCACAGCACTCCTAAGCACGGTTATTGCGCCTGTGCTTTTCCTTACTGGTCTTGGTGAGACAACAGCAGTTAACGCATCCCTCCTTTTAAACATTGAGGTTCTCTTCATCATCATCCTCGGCTACCTGATTTTCAGGGAGACGCTCAAATTTAAGGACTTCCTTGGAATAATGCTTCTTGTAGGTGGCGCCGCATACCTCGTCAGTGAGGGTGAGTTTCAGAGTCTCTTCAACAATGTTGTGGTGAGCGGTAACCTCCTTGTTATCCTGGCCGCCTTCTTCTGGAGCCTTGACACAGTTCTAAGTAAATTTTTAAGCAAAAAAAGAGACCTCATCCTTCTTTCAGGTATTAAAAGTTCTGTGGGGGGCTTTCTGCTCCTGATTATCATGCTGATTCTTGGTCTGAGCACAGCTCTTCCGCCGGAAATGCTCCCCTATGCACTCATGGTTTCGATTTTCAGTATAGGCTGCTCATTCATCCTCATCTACATTGCAGTAAGGGAGATAGGTGCGGCGATGGTGGGATCCCTGTTCCCTTTATCATCACTATTTGGGGCCATATTTGCGTTTTTAATCCTGAATGAACCCTTTTCAGCCATGCAGGTGGTTTCTGGAATTGTGATGCTCACCGGGGTTATAATTCTCTACTGGAACGGCATGAAAAAATAG
- the truA gene encoding tRNA pseudouridine(38-40) synthase TruA, with product MKKIALKVAYIGTNYHGFQRQPDVPTVEGKLLDALREAGVIRSPGESRFQIAGRTDRGVHALGNFVSFFTEEEIHVNQINDLLPPDIKVLAWASVMYPFKVRYPLERHYRYILHKGNSMDVDAMAEAAEHFRGTHDFSNFSRRSDRNPLRRINEVRISENEDFILVDVYGESFLWQMVRKMVRVLIMVSEGELSPEDVAKFLDTDERIFIEPAPPENLILMDLKYGVKIKLRHDEYAIERFISLLEEEFRRYRDMSMVRKVMGDSLKYIRDAE from the coding sequence ATGAAGAAGATAGCACTTAAGGTTGCATATATCGGTACAAACTATCATGGGTTTCAGAGACAGCCTGATGTCCCCACTGTTGAGGGGAAGCTCCTTGATGCGCTGAGGGAGGCTGGTGTGATCAGAAGTCCTGGAGAATCCCGTTTTCAGATAGCCGGCAGAACTGACAGGGGTGTCCATGCGCTGGGAAATTTCGTGAGCTTCTTCACAGAGGAGGAGATCCATGTGAACCAGATAAATGACCTCCTCCCACCTGACATAAAGGTCCTTGCCTGGGCATCGGTGATGTACCCATTCAAGGTGCGCTACCCCCTTGAGAGACACTACCGATACATTCTCCACAAGGGGAACTCCATGGACGTTGATGCCATGGCTGAGGCAGCCGAACACTTCAGAGGAACCCATGACTTCAGTAACTTCTCAAGACGGAGTGACAGGAATCCCCTAAGGAGGATAAATGAGGTGAGGATATCAGAAAATGAGGACTTTATCCTGGTGGACGTGTACGGTGAAAGCTTCCTCTGGCAGATGGTACGCAAAATGGTGAGGGTCCTTATAATGGTTTCAGAGGGTGAACTATCTCCAGAGGATGTTGCAAAATTTCTGGATACAGATGAAAGGATTTTCATAGAGCCGGCACCCCCTGAAAACCTTATACTCATGGACCTCAAATATGGGGTTAAAATAAAACTAAGGCATGATGAATATGCCATTGAACGTTTCATATCTCTTCTTGAAGAGGAATTCAGAAGATACCGTGACATGTCAATGGTCAGAAAGGTCATGGGAGATTCCCTGAAATATATACGCGACGCTGAATGA
- a CDS encoding DUF460 domain-containing protein: MKPLTIVGVDPGLTVGLAALDLEGKLLYLGSMKEASRSSIIEEIIKYGKPIVVASDVYPPPGAVKKIASMLNAKLYTPERVLTVSFKNELVSEFLRESENAPENSHERDALAAALRAYRHYEKKLRQIDRKVEEAGLTGRDILEAKGLVIMGKPVAEAIRSLKEMERLSKTSSETIEGLDGTEISEFSVGDEKSKGYIEKLRRTIRAQRSTIRHQRLTIEKLKREVGSLKGRIRRLEEEKSKLESKLERLQYEYSRDLLLNRELSHKLKVIEKLQRKYTRERERREALERDLDSLLQIKDMESSENTTPVKIIDSFTREGIRSACSRWKIKRGDVLLLRSSEGGGSQTARILRDLKPCAIITEDRMSHQALEVFEEAGVPVISRESLDIQLHDDFGSVKTQDLNREIKKWKDRLNEKRKKREEEELLRVITEYRAQRRRNH; encoded by the coding sequence TTGAAACCCCTCACAATAGTTGGTGTTGACCCTGGCCTAACAGTTGGTCTGGCAGCCCTTGACCTGGAAGGGAAACTCCTCTACCTTGGGAGCATGAAGGAGGCCTCGAGGTCCAGTATAATAGAGGAGATAATAAAGTATGGAAAACCTATAGTGGTGGCATCGGACGTATACCCCCCTCCTGGAGCGGTTAAAAAGATCGCCTCAATGCTCAACGCTAAATTATACACTCCAGAAAGGGTTTTAACGGTATCATTCAAGAATGAGCTGGTATCAGAATTTTTAAGGGAATCTGAGAATGCACCGGAAAACTCCCATGAAAGGGACGCCCTTGCAGCGGCTTTGAGGGCCTACAGGCATTATGAGAAGAAACTGAGACAGATTGATAGGAAGGTTGAGGAGGCTGGCCTTACAGGAAGGGATATTCTGGAGGCAAAGGGTCTGGTTATAATGGGAAAACCAGTTGCAGAAGCCATAAGATCACTTAAAGAAATGGAGAGGTTATCTAAAACATCTTCAGAGACTATAGAGGGGCTTGATGGAACAGAAATCTCCGAGTTTTCAGTTGGAGATGAGAAATCTAAGGGATACATTGAAAAACTCAGAAGGACCATAAGGGCTCAACGTTCAACGATAAGGCACCAGCGTTTGACAATTGAAAAACTCAAAAGGGAAGTGGGATCTCTTAAGGGGAGGATAAGAAGACTCGAGGAAGAGAAGTCAAAGCTGGAGTCAAAGCTTGAAAGGTTACAGTATGAATATTCAAGGGACCTTCTACTTAACCGCGAGTTATCACATAAACTCAAGGTCATTGAAAAGCTTCAGAGGAAATACACGAGGGAGCGGGAACGCAGGGAAGCCCTTGAGAGGGACCTTGACTCACTGCTTCAGATAAAGGATATGGAGTCATCAGAAAACACAACACCCGTGAAGATAATTGATAGTTTCACAAGGGAGGGTATAAGGAGTGCTTGCTCTAGGTGGAAGATAAAGAGGGGTGATGTGCTTCTCCTCAGAAGTTCTGAGGGAGGGGGCTCACAGACAGCAAGGATATTAAGGGACCTGAAGCCCTGCGCCATCATAACTGAGGATAGAATGTCTCACCAGGCCCTTGAGGTTTTTGAGGAGGCCGGAGTGCCTGTCATATCCAGGGAATCCCTTGATATTCAGTTACATGATGATTTTGGCTCAGTTAAAACTCAAGATTTAAATAGAGAAATTAAAAAATGGAAAGACAGATTAAATGAAAAGAGAAAGAAAAGAGAAGAAGAGGAGCTTCTGAGGGTAATAACTGAATACAGGGCTCAGAGAAGAAGAAATCATTAA
- the wecB gene encoding non-hydrolyzing UDP-N-acetylglucosamine 2-epimerase, with protein MKIAVVLGTRPEIIKMAPVIDEIERRKLDFTLIHTGQHYDHEMSDQFFIDLELPSPDHNIGVGSGSHGAMTGEMLRGIEDVLMREEPDIVMVQGDTNAVLAGALAAVKLHIPVGHVEAGLRSFDRTMPEEINRMVADVCSKLYYVPTEESAINLLMEGADPETIFVTGNTVVDACLRNINIASKKSDILSEFQRNEKLVALTLHRAENVDNPERLRSIVESILELDEFRIVFPVHPRTRKNLEKYGLHTKLIDAEHVTLKKPMGYLDFLLLLSNSFMVLTDSGGLQEEAITFNVPCLTLRYNTERPETVEAGGNILVGADKNRITTTARKLLEDPDFREGMMKAENPYGDGHASERILDETLRLQRKGRLTMKPPTEVMEAPSRRLVHVDENITVAEFAERSNAVIRMVYAGGEPVFPSHTLNLKDKDVLIEYR; from the coding sequence ATGAAGATTGCAGTTGTTTTGGGAACGCGACCGGAGATAATAAAGATGGCCCCCGTCATAGATGAGATAGAAAGGCGCAAACTTGACTTCACGCTAATACACACTGGTCAGCACTATGACCATGAAATGTCAGACCAGTTTTTCATTGACCTGGAACTACCATCACCGGACCACAATATAGGTGTAGGTTCTGGGAGTCATGGGGCAATGACTGGGGAGATGCTCAGGGGCATAGAGGATGTCCTCATGAGGGAAGAACCCGATATCGTGATGGTACAGGGTGACACAAACGCTGTCCTCGCAGGGGCCCTTGCGGCAGTGAAGCTCCACATACCTGTGGGTCACGTGGAGGCTGGTCTCCGATCATTTGACAGGACAATGCCAGAGGAGATAAACAGGATGGTGGCAGATGTCTGTTCAAAACTCTACTATGTACCCACCGAGGAATCTGCCATTAACCTCCTAATGGAGGGCGCCGATCCAGAGACGATATTTGTAACAGGAAACACCGTTGTTGACGCCTGTCTCAGAAATATAAATATAGCCTCAAAGAAATCAGATATACTCTCAGAGTTTCAGAGGAACGAAAAACTTGTTGCACTAACCCTTCACCGTGCAGAAAATGTGGATAACCCTGAAAGGCTCAGATCAATAGTGGAGTCTATACTTGAGCTTGATGAATTCAGGATAGTATTTCCTGTTCATCCAAGGACAAGGAAGAACCTTGAAAAATATGGTCTGCATACAAAACTGATCGATGCGGAACATGTAACATTAAAGAAGCCAATGGGTTATCTTGATTTCCTTCTTCTTCTTTCAAACTCTTTCATGGTGCTTACAGACTCTGGAGGACTCCAGGAGGAGGCCATAACATTCAACGTCCCCTGTCTAACCCTGCGATACAATACTGAACGGCCGGAAACTGTTGAGGCTGGGGGTAACATACTTGTGGGTGCTGATAAGAACAGGATAACCACAACAGCCCGGAAACTTCTTGAGGATCCCGATTTCAGAGAGGGGATGATGAAGGCAGAGAACCCTTACGGTGACGGCCATGCCTCAGAGAGGATACTGGATGAGACCCTGCGTCTGCAGAGAAAGGGCAGGTTAACAATGAAACCACCCACTGAGGTCATGGAGGCTCCATCAAGAAGGCTTGTACATGTGGATGAGAATATTACGGTTGCTGAATTCGCTGAAAGGAGTAATGCAGTTATAAGGATGGTTTATGCTGGGGGGG